In Arthrobacter sp. UKPF54-2, the following are encoded in one genomic region:
- a CDS encoding holo-ACP synthase, which translates to MIVGIGVDVVDIERFGRQLERTPGLRDRLFVPAERELNTRSLAARFAAKEAVAKVLGAPAGMNWQDCWIGLDQHGPTVQVKDTVLAVAESKGVKRWHLSISHDGGIATATVIAEG; encoded by the coding sequence ATGATTGTTGGCATCGGCGTAGACGTCGTAGACATTGAGCGGTTCGGACGGCAGCTTGAGCGCACCCCCGGGCTGCGCGACCGGCTCTTCGTCCCGGCCGAGCGGGAACTGAACACCCGGTCCCTGGCCGCGCGGTTTGCCGCCAAGGAAGCCGTGGCCAAGGTGCTCGGCGCGCCGGCGGGCATGAACTGGCAGGACTGCTGGATCGGCCTGGACCAGCACGGCCCCACGGTCCAGGTCAAGGACACGGTCCTGGCCGTCGCGGAGTCGAAAGGCGTCAAACGCTGGCACCTCTCGATCAGCCATGACGGCGGCATCGCTACCGCCACGGTGATCGCTGAAGGCTAA